From the genome of Lawsonella clevelandensis, one region includes:
- the tyrS gene encoding tyrosine--tRNA ligase — MDNIIDELTWRGLIQQSTDIDELRDAINDGPITLYCGFDPTGPSLHAGHLIPLLLLRRFQKAGHRPIVMAGGATGLIGDPRDVGERVMNSEDTVADWAERIKNQLERFVTFDDSETGAIVENNMHWVGEMSAIDFLRGLGKSFSLNTMLSRETVKRRLETDGISYTEFSYMILQANDFVELNRRYGCVLQVGGSDQWGNIVAGIDLNRRVNNAKVHGITVPLVTSSDGKKFGKSTGGGSLWLDPEMTSPYKWYQYFLNTNDADVIKYLRWFTFLTKEELDELATEVEANPGARKAQRCLADEMTTLVHGKVATEAVKAASAALFGKGDLRALDGATLGAALQEAGAIDIDKDMGVTIVDLLIETGLCSSKGEARRTLKEGGCSVNNERINDESWIPAGADLLPGNWLLVRRGKKNVRGVHIR; from the coding sequence ATGGATAATATCATTGATGAACTGACGTGGCGCGGGCTGATTCAACAGTCCACCGATATCGACGAGTTGCGCGATGCTATCAACGATGGACCGATTACCCTATATTGTGGTTTCGACCCCACGGGTCCTAGCTTGCATGCTGGTCACCTGATCCCGCTGCTTCTTCTGCGCCGCTTCCAGAAGGCAGGACATCGGCCGATTGTGATGGCGGGTGGGGCTACTGGTCTTATTGGTGATCCGCGTGACGTGGGCGAGCGCGTTATGAATTCAGAGGATACGGTTGCCGACTGGGCAGAGCGTATCAAGAACCAGCTTGAGCGTTTTGTCACGTTCGATGATTCCGAAACCGGTGCGATTGTTGAAAATAATATGCATTGGGTGGGGGAGATGTCGGCTATTGACTTCCTGCGTGGTTTGGGAAAGAGCTTTTCGCTGAACACGATGCTGTCGCGCGAAACCGTCAAGCGGCGTCTCGAGACTGATGGCATTTCCTACACCGAATTCTCTTACATGATCTTGCAGGCGAATGACTTTGTTGAGCTTAACCGTCGCTACGGGTGTGTGCTGCAGGTGGGTGGCTCGGATCAGTGGGGCAATATTGTCGCCGGTATTGACCTTAACCGTCGTGTCAATAATGCCAAAGTGCACGGTATTACGGTGCCATTGGTGACGAGCTCGGACGGTAAGAAGTTTGGTAAGTCCACTGGTGGCGGCTCACTCTGGCTTGATCCAGAGATGACGAGTCCCTACAAGTGGTACCAGTACTTCCTCAACACCAATGATGCGGACGTCATCAAGTACTTGCGCTGGTTTACCTTCCTGACGAAGGAGGAGCTAGACGAGTTAGCTACCGAAGTTGAGGCGAATCCCGGTGCGCGCAAGGCACAGCGGTGTCTGGCTGACGAGATGACGACGTTGGTCCATGGGAAAGTTGCGACTGAGGCCGTGAAAGCAGCGAGTGCGGCGCTCTTCGGAAAGGGAGACCTGCGTGCACTGGATGGTGCAACGCTGGGAGCTGCCCTGCAAGAAGCGGGAGCAATCGACATCGATAAGGATATGGGTGTCACAATTGTTGATCTACTGATCGAGACAGGCTTGTGCTCCTCAAAGGGAGAGGCTCGCCGCACCCTTAAAGAGGGTGGGTGCTCTGTGAACAATGAACGGATCAATGACGAGTCATGGATTCCTGCAGGGGCAGACTTACTGCCGGGGAATTGGCTCTTGGTACGGCGCGGCAAGAAGAATGTGCGCGGTGTTCACATCAGGTAG